Below is a genomic region from Pseudochaenichthys georgianus chromosome 13, fPseGeo1.2, whole genome shotgun sequence.
aaaagtcccggagcaatggaagcgcccatggtcattaggcacgtatttcaaaaagtaaattcgcgtatctcgatcgtttacattggaaatagactagataaatacatttcctaatggtaatattgtcgcatggaaagcagtttgaaaagtgtttccatttccctttaattcAGGCCAATATGTATGCCTGGAGGGGACAGGTGGTTGATTCCAAAACGGAAAATggtgagagaaaaaaaaaaattataataagtCATGGGAAATAGTTATTGAGTCGGCAGATCTTTAATCTTCAACCTACTGTATTTCTGTGTGTTCAGCAGGCCTTACTGACCAGGGGTCGTGTGGTTGCTATGTGATGCAGCAGCAGATACAAAGGATGAAGATGTTCTTCAACACAAGTCTCACTGAGCTGGAGCAGGAACTGACAAAAACAAAGAACATTCTCAACGATATCAGAGTATCCATCAATCTGGGTGATAGCTACAGTACAGAGACTGGTATCTTTACTGTTCCTCGCTCTCGTGTCTACAGCCTGGCCCTCACCGTCTACAGTGACGCCGGGGCTCCTGGCAACACGTTGGCCGCCTGCGCCAGTCTGCAGGTTAGCGGCCTGGTGGTGGCAAGATCCAAAGACAGAAATATGCAAGACCAAGAGGACAGCGCCACTATAGTTGTGGCCCTCCACCTGAATGCTGGGGACAAggtggctgtcaacctgcccatTGGATGTTTCCTCTGCGATGACAACAGCCACTATAACACTTTCACTGGTTTCTTGCTGTATGCTATGATTAAGCTGCCCTGGGATTTGTAACTCTTGACCTcctgatgaggtttgagtctgatATGAAATCTTTCTGTGGTGAGAGGTGTGCTTTTTAGTTTTGAATCTATCTTCTCCATTGTTATCTTCAATCCATCTGAACACTCTCATCTTTACCTCCTAAACCTTTAGACCTTATGTCATCTTTTGACAGAAGCAATTATTCAAATCAACATTTGA
It encodes:
- the cbln20 gene encoding cerebellin 20, with product MYAWRGQVVDSKTENAGLTDQGSCGCYVMQQQIQRMKMFFNTSLTELEQELTKTKNILNDIRVSINLGDSYSTETGIFTVPRSRVYSLALTVYSDAGAPGNTLAACASLQVSGLVVARSKDRNMQDQEDSATIVVALHLNAGDKVAVNLPIGCFLCDDNSHYNTFTGFLLYAMIKLPWDL